A section of the Streptomyces sp. NBC_00178 genome encodes:
- a CDS encoding SDR family NAD(P)-dependent oxidoreductase: MGILDGKVVLITGTGGGMGRVAALIFAREGAKIVGVDIHADENTETAELVHEAGGEMTSIAPVDLTDADQVHQMADKAAAAYGGLDAVYNNAAMMRFGAMPDFSIEDWRATEAGELDIPFFVSKYTWPHLVQRGGGVIINVASEAGLIAGSTPPMIAHTAANAGVIGMTRQLALEGAPHKIRAVAISPGPVLTPASDRDLGNNQAMRDAVTSKVLLKRFAQPEEIVELAAFLASDRASFITGANYPVDGGASAW; encoded by the coding sequence ATGGGAATCCTCGACGGCAAGGTAGTACTCATCACCGGCACCGGAGGAGGCATGGGCCGCGTAGCCGCCCTGATCTTCGCCCGGGAAGGCGCGAAAATCGTCGGCGTCGACATCCACGCCGACGAGAACACCGAAACAGCCGAACTCGTACACGAAGCCGGCGGTGAGATGACCAGCATCGCCCCCGTCGACCTCACCGACGCCGACCAGGTACACCAGATGGCCGACAAAGCCGCAGCCGCCTACGGCGGACTCGACGCCGTCTACAACAACGCAGCCATGATGCGCTTCGGCGCCATGCCCGACTTCTCCATCGAGGACTGGCGCGCAACCGAAGCAGGCGAACTCGACATCCCCTTCTTCGTATCCAAGTACACCTGGCCACACCTCGTCCAGCGCGGCGGCGGCGTCATCATCAACGTCGCATCAGAAGCAGGACTCATCGCAGGCTCCACACCCCCCATGATCGCCCACACCGCAGCCAACGCCGGCGTCATCGGAATGACACGCCAACTCGCACTCGAAGGCGCACCCCACAAAATCCGAGCCGTCGCCATCAGCCCAGGCCCCGTCCTCACCCCCGCAAGCGACCGAGACCTCGGCAACAACCAGGCCATGAGAGACGCCGTCACCAGCAAAGTCCTCCTCAAGCGCTTCGCACAACCCGAAGAAATCGTCGAACTCGCCGCCTTCCTCGCCTCCGACCGCGCCTCCTTCATCACCGGCGCCAACTACCCCGTCGACGGCGGAGCAAGCGCCTGGTAA